A stretch of the Clarias gariepinus isolate MV-2021 ecotype Netherlands chromosome 26, CGAR_prim_01v2, whole genome shotgun sequence genome encodes the following:
- the LOC128514409 gene encoding uncharacterized protein LOC128514409, with translation MANQIKWLPGKSSRGCNYKYCEGKHVNLTKLKNDFPDHSYLKKKNIPKYPEYVFRVSNVCHVTDKSGLEGIFRDDGFRGNDGLLWWGLSVTDGDIAEAEKNMLVPFPRENSSPAFQKKSLYGNFRFTFPLRKLLNLYSMQCCNNTAPVLRVLGTQVHKQEIVYSVLVHPKKLKADYRKYPRLPFNDKLVCGYKKGRMFWRCQSPSDKYYECDDRSPERPEYFVWDNVCMAFHMNPDDILHVDQGCLSDSLSVCKVALKKLLREPNMSVREAEEIVQLL, from the exons ATGGCTAACCAAAT aaaatgGCTTCCAGGCAAAAGTTCCAGAGGCTGTAACTACAAATATTGTGAAGGGAAGCATGTGAATTTAACTAAGCTGAAAAATGACTTCCCTGACCACAGTTacctgaagaagaaaaacattccCAAATACCCTGAATATGTCTTCCGTGTGTCTAACGTCTGCCATGTAACTGATAAGAGTGGTCTTGAGGGAATCTTCAGAGATGACGGATTCAGAGGGAATGATGGCCTGTTGTGGTGGGGGCTTTCGGTGACTGATGGTGATATTGCTGAAGCTGAGAAAAACATGCTTGTGCCTTTCCCTAGGGAAAACTCTTCACCAGCATTCCAGAAGAAATCCCTTTATGGCAACTTCCGCTTCACTTTTCCTCTTAGAAAGCTTCTAAATCTATACAGCATGCAGTGCTGCAACAATACAGCTCCAGTTCTACGTGTACTAGGCACCCAGGTCCACAAGCAAGAGATTGTTTATTCTGTTTTGGTGCATCCAAAAAAACTGAAGGCAGACTATAGGAAATACCCTCGCCTACCCTTTAATGATAAATTGGTGTGTGGGTACAAAAAGGGAAGAATGTTCTGGCGCTGCCAGTCTCCTTCAGATAAATATTATGAATGCGATGACAGATCACCAGAAAGGCCAGAATATTTTGTATGGGATAATGTATGCATGGCCTTCCACATGAACCCAGATGATATACTGCATGTAGATCAGGGTTGCCTATCAGACAGCTTGAGTGTGTGTAAGGTCGCTTTAAAAAAACTGTTGAGAGAACCAAACATGTCTGTCCGTGAAGCTGAGGAAATAGTACAGTTACTATGA
- the LOC128513932 gene encoding uncharacterized protein LOC128513932 — MADQREWFTDKSSRGCNYTYCAGEHVNLTELKNDFPYHGYLKKENIPYYPEYVFSGSEVCHVTDESGLRGIFSDEGFRANGRFLWWSLSVPDYYLPEEATSPAFQDESRYGNFRFTLPLRELLKLYSKQCCYSTGPVLRVLDTQVYKQEILYSVLVHPRYMNHYSKYPPLPFDDESVCGYNQGTWFWRCQSPFNKYYPYNSRRPQYFVWDHVGVAFHMKPGQVLYLDPDQLADSLSACQIAPKNLLREPEMSFLEAENIVKHYKNGY, encoded by the exons ATGGCTGACCAAAG AGAATGGTTTACAGACAAAAGTTCCAGAGGGTGTAACTACACATACTGTGCAGGGGAGCATGTAAATTTAACTGAGCTGAAAAATGACTTCCCTTACCACGGCTACctaaagaaggaaaacattcCCTATTACCCCGAATATGTCTTCAGTGGGTCCGAAGTCTGCCATGTAACTGACGAAAGTGGTCTGAGGGGAATTTTCAGTGATGAAGGATTCAGAGCAAATGGTAGATTTCTGTGGTGGAGCCTTTCAGTGCCTGATTATTATCTCCCTGAGGAAGCCACATCACCTGCATTCCAGGATGAATCCCGGTATGGCAACTTCCGCTTCACCTTACCTTTAAGAGAGCTCCTGAAACTATACAGCAAGCAATGTTGCTACAGTACTGGTCCGGTCCTACGTGTATTAGACACCCAGGTCTACAAGCAAGAGATTCTTTATTCAGTTTTGGTGCATCCACGATACATGAATCATTACAGCAAATACCCTCCCCTACCCTTTGATGATGAATCAGTGTGTGGGTACAACCAAGGGACATGGTTCTGGCGCTGCCAGTCTCCTTTCAATAAATATTACCCTTATAATAGCAGAAGGCCACAATATTTTGTATGGGATCACGTAGGTGTGGCCTTCCACATGAAGCCAGGTCAGGTACTGTATTTAGATCCTGATCAGCTAGCTGACAGCTTGAGTGCGTGTCAGATCGCTCCAAAGAATCTTTTAAGAGAGCCAGAAATGTCTTTCCTTGAGGCTGAGAATATAGTAAAGCATTACAAAAATGGGTATTAG